Proteins encoded in a region of the Zea mays cultivar B73 chromosome 2, Zm-B73-REFERENCE-NAM-5.0, whole genome shotgun sequence genome:
- the LOC103646175 gene encoding uncharacterized protein, which yields MHSPRSRIRVRDPHPNPHRPSGGGRGGGGGCLRRRSPPAPPSPRYRRRPQRHTPPPRRGSDPHPDISAIARHRILLEAGRFAAHYLVAQGVLPDHVLRDREDPPASRGRNLDGGGDPRSSWNDGDWARAWEDDDRQARKSTRWDRRSQSFDDRGKKYHDAGRDVDRGARRTRDYDEPRRPPMSRSYSHNDRRPSGSADGGRVDPRSRSRSRSRARIRRDLDHTKVTDSGIIPADAADDGDCDVHYGHVDEMPRQQRRVPSSVVVADSADQAMATEDGEAEFDIHGLNRTRDVSEDEDGEFAAARLNGEDDVHPLKSVKEPALHRGSQLSNAVEDREAANAPTMVMDACTRETSGEDNAYSEATNEMVAPHPHSEGKPELPASCRPFDLNVVETPDACEMAGDPQADHVSDLVGWIHQQTNCHASEFQGQDERHMLKNGHDLIRYDLNSEAVEDAQDIHLLEDEKLPVGLGIDAHDTTRIQCWRGSHLRLNQNAGELEHENDCVIGEQLLLSDGMDGHLVRDYQMASEPKMGVYDLHSYNLESEKMLLDDGAEKHAHDNCHLHDGQVLFNQSANLQAHNRANERTIPVINLEDDDYEEQSDIREFLESK from the coding sequence ATGCATTCGCCGAGGTCGCGCATTCGCGTCCGCGACCCACACCCAAACCCGCACCGGCCCTCGGGTGGcggacgaggaggaggaggaggatgccTCCGCCGCCGGTCACCGCCTGCTCCGCCCTCCCCGCGTTACCGGCGACGCCCGCAGAGGCACACCCCGCCGCCGCGGCGCGGCAGCGATCCTCACCCCGACATCTCCGCCATCGCCCGCCACCGCATCCTGCTCGAGGCCGGCCGCTTCGCCGCGCATTACCTGGTCGCCCAGGGCGTCCTCCCCGACCACGTGCTCAGGGACAGGGAAGACCCGCCCGCCAGCCGCGGGAGGAATCTAGACGGCGGCGGCGATCCTAGATCGAGCTGGAACGATGGGGACTGGGCCCGCGCCTGGGAGGATGACGACAGGCAGGCACGGAAGTCGACGAGATGGGACAGGAGAAGCCAGAGCTTTGACGACAGGGGTAAAAAGTACCACGACGCCGGCCGTGATGTAGACCGGGGTGCCCGCCGGACTCGAGATTACGATGAGCCCAGGAGACCTCCGATGTCGAGATCCTACTCGCATAACGACCGCCGCCCTTCCGGCTCCGCTGATGGCGGCAGAGTGGAtccaaggagcaggagcaggagtagAAGCAGGGCCAGGATCCGCAGAGATTTGGATCACACCAAGGTGACAGACTCTGGCATTAttcctgctgatgctgctgatgaTGGAGACTGTGATGTGCACTACGGTCATGTTGATGAAATGCCAAGGCAGCAGCGGAGGGTGCCTAGTTCAGTGGTGGTTGCAGACAGTGCCGATCAGGCAATGGCTACCGAAGACGGGGAGGCGGAGTTCGATATCCATGGACTGAATCGCACTCGAGACGTTTCTGAAGACGAGGACGGTGAGTTTGCAGCTGCTCGCTTGAATGGTGAAGATGATGTTCATCCGTTGAAATCTGTTAAGGAACCGGCCTTGCATAGGGGGTCCCAGCTCAGCAATGCCGTAGAGGACAGGGAAGCTGCCAATGCACCCACCATGGTCATGGATGCTTGTACGAGGGAAACATCAGGTGAGGACAATGCCTACTCTGAAGCAACAAATGAAATGGTGGCTCCACATCCACATAGTGAAGGTAAACCAGAGCTGCCAGCTTCGTGCAGACCTTTTGACCTCAACGTCGTCGAAACTCCAGATGCCTGTGAAATGGCTGGTGATCCTCAAGCAGACCATGTTTCTGATTTAGTTGGCTGGATACACCAGCAAACTAACTGCCATGCTTCAGAATTTCAAGGTCAAGATGAGCGTCACATGCTGAAGAATGGGCACGACTTGATTAGGTATGATCTGAACAGCGAGGCTGTTGAAGACGCACAGGATATTCACCTGCTGGAGGATGAGAAATTACCTGTAGGTCTTGGCATTGATGCGCATGATACGACTAGAATCCAATGTTGGCGCGGTTCGCATTTACGTCTGAATCAAAATGCTGGTGAGCTGGAACATGAAAACGACTGTGTGATTGGTGAGCAGCTGCTGCTAAGTGATGGCATGGATGGACATCTTGTCCGCGATTACCAAATGGCGTCAGAACCCAAGATGGGTGTCTATGATTTGCACAGCTACAATCTGGAAAGCGAGAAAATGCTCCTAGATGATGGTGCAGAGAAACACGCACATGATAATTGCCATCTACACGACGGGCAAGTGCTTTTCAATCAGTCTGCGAATCTACAGGCTCACAATAGGGCCAATGAGCGAACAATTCCTGTGATCAATCTCGAAGATGATGATTATGAAGAGCAGTCTGATATCAGGGAGTTTCTCGAATCCAAGTAA
- the LOC100272249 gene encoding AP-4 complex subunit mu isoform X1, protein MISQFFVLSQRGDHIVFRDYRGEVPKGSAEIFFRKVKFWNDDEAEEAPPVFNVDGVNYIHVKVAGLFFVVTTMVNVSPSLLLELLQRIARVTKDYLGVLNEDSLRKNFILVYELLDEVIDFGYPQTTSTEVLKSYIFNEPIMVDAGRLPPLGPAAMFMQGTKRMPGTAVTKSVVATEPGGKKREEIFVDIIERISVTFSSSGYILTSEIDGTIQMKSYLTGNPEIRLALNEDLSIGRTGSSSYDYRSSSGGGTVILDDCNFHESVHLDSFDIDRTLTLIPPDGEFPVMNYRMTQEFKPPFRVTALIEEAGPARAEVLLKIRADFSASATANTIVVQMPVPAYTMRASFELEAGAVGQTTDFKEGSRRLEWNLKKIVGGSEHTLRAKLTFSQESHGNITKEAGPVNMNFTIPMYNASKLQVRYLQIAKKSKAYNPYRWVRYVTQANSYVARL, encoded by the exons ATGATATCGCAGTTCTTCGTTCTGTCGCAGCGCGGCGACCACATCGTCTTCCGCGACT ATCGCGGCGAGGTGCCCAAGGGAAGCGCGGAGATCTTCTTCCGGAAGGTCAAGTTCTGGAACGACGACGAGGCAGAGGAGGCGCCCCCGGTCTTC AATGTCGATGGGGTTAACTATATTCATGTCAAAGTCGCTGGACTATTTTTTGTGGTAACCACAATGGTTAATGTCTCCCCATCCCTTCTCTTGGAGCTTCTTCAAAGGATTGCACGTGTTACAAAAGATTATCTCGGCGTTCTTAATGAAGATTCATTGCGGAAGAACTTTATTTTGGTGTATGAATTGCTTGATGAAGTCATT GACTTTGGATACCCACAGACAACCTCTACTGAAGTTCTCAAGTCGTACATATTCAATGAACCCATTATGGTTGATGCTGGAAGGCTGCCACCGCTTGGTCCTGCTGCTATGTTCATG CAAGGCACGAAGCGTATGCCTGGTACAGCTGTTACAAAATCTGTTGTTGCTACTGAGCCTGGGGGGAAGAAGAGGGAGGAAATTTTTGTTGATATCATTGAGAGAATTAGTGTAACATTCAGCTCGAGT GGCTATATACTTACATCTGAGATTGATGGAACAATTCAAATGAAAAGTTACCTCACTGGCAATCCGGAAATCCGTCTTGCTCTCAATGAGGATTTGAGCATCGGAAGAACTGGATCTTCTTCATACG ATTACAGAAGTTCTTCTGGAGGAGGAACAGTCATTCTTGATGATTGCAATTTCCATGAGTCAGTACATCTGGACAGTTTTGATATTGACAGAACTTTGACTTTA ATACCGCCCGATGGAGAATTTCCTGTAATGAACTACcgtatgacccaagaatttaagccACCATTCCGTGTAACCGCACTAATTGAAGAAGCTGGACCAGCGAGG GCTGAAGTTCTACTGAAAATAAGAGCTGACTTCTCCGCGAGTGCCACTGCTAACACAATCGTAGTACAAATGCCAGTGCCTGCATACACAATGAG AGCGAGTTTTGAGTTGGAAGCTGGAGCAGTTGGACAGACAACCGATTTTAAGGAAGGATCCAGGAGACTTGAGTGGAATCTAAAGAAG ATTGTTGGTGGTTCTGAGCACACCCTCCGTGCAAAGCTGACATTTTCTCAGGAGTCACATG GGAATATCACAAAGGAAGCTGGCCCAGTGAACATGAATTTCACTATACCGATGTACAATGCATCAAAGTTGCAG GTCAGGTATCTTCAGATCGCAAAGAAATCGAAGGCATACAACCCTTATAGATGGGTGCGATACGTTACACAAGCCAACTCCTACGTAGCTCGTCTATGA